A stretch of Henckelia pumila isolate YLH828 chromosome 4, ASM3356847v2, whole genome shotgun sequence DNA encodes these proteins:
- the LOC140894684 gene encoding replication protein A 70 kDa DNA-binding subunit B-like isoform X2, translating into MKLVFVDKENGRMQSIIYGQDLEQLDKLLDLYKTYFMGNAKIRQIAANTPILAASEYQMVLNRSTYIKLCSQQEQLPITNIYQLTRFAQCSEFADVASKQINLLCAVIHVFPPRFVQRTRRNLQDFVIVNEEHRPMLLTLWEEFLQNEGPRLSENVHKVPVILGIRLSVNTFYGLSVGTMPNSTFLFDPPIAQAAHLKLWIKDNKDYIENVVSRKLYEKSYQSIDQPADSQIRKISQILSVTETVKSFWVKATLKVSEPQHCLYVLACPDCSRTCGALYGYEFTCLYCGSNFPSPKPLLRFQVDLFDGTGNLPAYLENEEAEILLGSSAEKIIEAKNETCQ; encoded by the exons ATGAAACTTGTATTTGTTGATAAAGAG AATGGAAGAATGCAGAGTATTATTTATGGCCAAGATCTTGAACAATTAGACAAATTACTTGACTTGTATAAAACATACTTCATGGGAAACGCAAAAATTAGACAAATAGCTGCGAACACACCAATTTTGGCTGCTTCAGAGTATCAAATGGTGCTTAATAGAAGCACTTACATCAAGCTTTGTAGCCAACAGGAGCAGCTCCCAATCACCAACATTTACCAGCTTACACGTTTTGCACAATGCTCTGAATTTGCAGATGTCGCAAGCAAACAAATCA ACTTACTTTGTGCTGTAATACATGTGTTTCCACCACGGTTCGTGCAAAGAACCAGAAGAAATTTGCAGGACTTTGTTATTGTTAATGAAGA GCATCGTCCTATGCTGCTGACATTGTGGGAAGAGTTTTTGCAAAACGAAGGTCCTCGCTTGTCTGAAAACGTACACAAAGTACCAGTGATTTTGGGGATCAGACTGTCGGTCAACACCTTTTATG gGTTATCTGTCGGAACAATGCCAAACAGTACATTTCTTTTTGACCCTCCCATAGCACAAGCAGCACACTTAAAACTATG GATCAAAGACAACAAAGACTATATAGAAAATGTCGTCTCTCGGAAGTTATATGAAAAATCATACCAAAGTATAGATCAGCCAGCAGACTCCCAAATTCGAAAGATAAGTCAAATTCTAAGTGTGACTGAAACG GTAAAATCTTTTTGGGTGAAAGCTACACTAAAAGTCTCAGAGCCACAACATTGTCTATACGTTTTAGCCTGCCCAGATTGTTCAAGAACTTGTGGAGCTCTATATGGATATGAATTCACATGTCTATATTGTGGTAGCAATTTCCCAAGCCCAAAACCACT GTTACGTTTCCAGGTAGATTTATTTGATGGAACAGGAAATTTGCCTGCCTATTTAGAAAATGAGGAAGCAGAAATATTATTAGGATCATCGGCTGAAAAAATAATTGAAGCAAAGAATGAG ACTTGCCAATGA
- the LOC140862931 gene encoding uncharacterized protein At4g02000-like, protein MTKILQAEGNVGIEDTGDNTFVFEFQSSRYRSRALKESPWNFFRNLLIFKEPIGLKSLRLMDFEETTIWVQFHNIPLAFMHEDILLKLGRQIGMVVDLYRGENGLLQGRFARIRVRINITQPLKKCIRICAMRDEDDTIVLLVYGILPDFCYACGRLDHVYRDCEDD, encoded by the coding sequence ATGACGAAAATACTCCAAGCGGAAGGGAATGTTGGGATAGAGGATACAGGTGATAACACATTTGTGTTTgaatttcaatcttcaagatATCGTAGTCGTGCTCTCAAAGAAAGCCCTTGGAATTTCTTTCGAAATCTCTTGATCTTCAAGGAACCTATTGGCTTGAAGAGCCTGAGACTCATGGATTTTGAGGAGACGACTATATGGGTTCAATTCCATAATATTCCACTAGCCTTCATGCATGAAGATATTCTGCTGAAATTGGGTAGACAGATTGGGATGGTAGTGGATTTGTATAGGGGCGAGAATGGATTACTCCAAGGACGTTTTGCTCGCATTCGGGTACGTATCAACATTACTCAACCTCTAAAAAAGTGTATTCGTATATGTGCCATGAGGGATGAAGATGATACAATCGTGTTGTTAGTTTACGGAATACTACCTGATTTTTGCTATGCATGTGGGAGATTGGATCATGTTTATCGTGATTGTGAAGATGATTga
- the LOC140894684 gene encoding replication protein A 70 kDa DNA-binding subunit B-like isoform X1, whose product MKLVFVDKENGRMQSIIYGQDLEQLDKLLDLYKTYFMGNAKIRQIAANTPILAASEYQMVLNRSTYIKLCSQQEQLPITNIYQLTRFAQCSEFADVASKQINLLCAVIHVFPPRFVQRTRRNLQDFVIVNEEHRPMLLTLWEEFLQNEGPRLSENVHKVPVILGIRLSVNTFYGLSVGTMPNSTFLFDPPIAQAAHLKLWIKDNKDYIENVVSRKLYEKSYQSIDQPADSQIRKISQILSVTETVKSFWVKATLKVSEPQHCLYVLACPDCSRTCGALYGYEFTCLYCGSNFPSPKPLLRFQVDLFDGTGNLPAYLENEEAEILLGSSAEKIIEAKNEEEDLNPCMINEKLKDLQFLFQIRTSRNETRGKTFVRNTIVKCLQHESSSTVHTSKEPSSSAQLDRNLLTDLPMIESQESSSKIEEEQAATNPVQSQTSSTGKRGLDCKEMTTQKSFKHHKED is encoded by the exons ATGAAACTTGTATTTGTTGATAAAGAG AATGGAAGAATGCAGAGTATTATTTATGGCCAAGATCTTGAACAATTAGACAAATTACTTGACTTGTATAAAACATACTTCATGGGAAACGCAAAAATTAGACAAATAGCTGCGAACACACCAATTTTGGCTGCTTCAGAGTATCAAATGGTGCTTAATAGAAGCACTTACATCAAGCTTTGTAGCCAACAGGAGCAGCTCCCAATCACCAACATTTACCAGCTTACACGTTTTGCACAATGCTCTGAATTTGCAGATGTCGCAAGCAAACAAATCA ACTTACTTTGTGCTGTAATACATGTGTTTCCACCACGGTTCGTGCAAAGAACCAGAAGAAATTTGCAGGACTTTGTTATTGTTAATGAAGA GCATCGTCCTATGCTGCTGACATTGTGGGAAGAGTTTTTGCAAAACGAAGGTCCTCGCTTGTCTGAAAACGTACACAAAGTACCAGTGATTTTGGGGATCAGACTGTCGGTCAACACCTTTTATG gGTTATCTGTCGGAACAATGCCAAACAGTACATTTCTTTTTGACCCTCCCATAGCACAAGCAGCACACTTAAAACTATG GATCAAAGACAACAAAGACTATATAGAAAATGTCGTCTCTCGGAAGTTATATGAAAAATCATACCAAAGTATAGATCAGCCAGCAGACTCCCAAATTCGAAAGATAAGTCAAATTCTAAGTGTGACTGAAACG GTAAAATCTTTTTGGGTGAAAGCTACACTAAAAGTCTCAGAGCCACAACATTGTCTATACGTTTTAGCCTGCCCAGATTGTTCAAGAACTTGTGGAGCTCTATATGGATATGAATTCACATGTCTATATTGTGGTAGCAATTTCCCAAGCCCAAAACCACT GTTACGTTTCCAGGTAGATTTATTTGATGGAACAGGAAATTTGCCTGCCTATTTAGAAAATGAGGAAGCAGAAATATTATTAGGATCATCGGCTGAAAAAATAATTGAAGCAAAGAATGAG GAAGAAGATTTGAACCCTTGTATGATCAACGAAAAACTCAAAGATTTACAATTTCTTTTTCAAATCAGAACATCTAGGAATGAAACTAGAGGGAAAACCTTTGTAAGAAATACCATCGTAAAATGTCTTCAACATGAATCGTCATCAACAGTGCACACCTCTAAAGAACCAAGTTCTTCTGCACAACTTGATAGAAATTTGCTGACAGACTTGCCAATGATTGAATCCCAAGAAAGCTCTTCTAAGATAGAAGAGGAACAAGCCGCAACAAATCCAGTTCAAAGTCAAACAAGTTCGACCGGGAAAAGAGGCTTGGACTGTAAAGAAATGACAACACAGAAAAGCTTCAAACATCATAAAGAAGACTGA
- the LOC140862930 gene encoding uncharacterized protein encodes MASQLQAAREETQAARLETQQLRAEHEQTQARLRAEHKQTQARLSKMEKMMTTICSAINRKKKQSIEGTRAATSSVPSYSLRILEPSQPDHEDAEDDDETQFPSSTDLCLGKLLCLKTMVFLTDAYDSNLTTAIALNRAMPLERTLVLENCTENIYRKLDNAINGKFFYSTGVQIRKNDKSFLLHTGRLLQQYVIDMYIKIETSRLEFFRTKDMQHRLRNEIYSGLLDSMAQGFEMGSDIGKRMILPASFIGGPRDMRKTYMDAITLVQRYGKPDIFLTITSNPNWPEIKALCLPSDEIQNRPDLIARIFRAKLQVLKNDLFKNSIFGHVIAYTYVIEFQKRGLPHAHFLLILSQASKMFCPEAFDRIVCAELPDQITHPYLFSLVVKHMIHGPCGSLNPSCPCMKKGSCKFNYPKDFSENTKFGINSYPIYRRRNDNHILTIRGSQLDNRWVVPYNPYLLAKFNCHINVEICSTIQAIKYIYKYIYKGHDRIFYTLATDEKHLLIDEIKNFQSARWISPPEAIWRIFGFDLHHVHPSVICLPIHLEGQQLVTFTATQSLSTIANNPMIKKTMLTQFFHMNKYNDYAKKLACLYVEFPEYFTWHHDIKEWEPRKRNEVISRIFSCHPTDGEKFYVKLLLMHIRKPTSFKDLRTVNGKTYATFREAAQILGLIEDDNTINNCMEEATSYLMPIALRQLFATALVYCNPKNPKQLWLKYEKFLSQDFEQNKSLNPYAIKHKVLNNIAYYLYSMGKRLEDFFLVTDNVLLSFDDNLTKELQTEKDITIPYEDLIAVEQLNKEQKYAYNQILYCVNNNLSRVFFVDGPGGTGKTFLYKAILATVRSAGHIALATATSGVAASLLPGGRTSHSRFKIPLDENNSKPCNISKQSTIAHLIKISKLIIWDEATMAKRSIIEKFDEMLRDIMNTQTIFGGKIIVFGGDFRQTLPVILKTNKDDIIDSSIVMSPLWNHFEKLKLQQNMRALLDPKFSSYLLKIGDGVEETNEKDEILIPPEANIPFTNEATSLNILIDTVFPNIASANLDFSLFVKRAILTTRNEFVNDINDVLITKFPGEETTYYSCDENISSCIIHDQEELFHFLTPQGLPPHKLTLKLNAPIILLRNINPTEGLCNGTRLLCKGFNSNVIYAEISVGIHAGKVVFIPRITLETPHENFSSIPFKRKQFPVRLCFAMTINKAQGQTLDFVGVYLKEPVFSHGQLYVALSRAKTMDQLKVLIRPSTPLIQSTNYTKNVVYHDVLQAASSL; translated from the exons ATGGCGTCACAACTTCAGGCTGCGAGGGAGGAGACCCAGGCAGCAAGACTGGAGACGCAGCAGCTTCGAGCAGAGCACGAGCAGACTCAGGCACGGCTTCGAGCAGAGCACAAGCAGACTCAGGCACGACTGAGTAAGATGGAGAAGATGATGACTACTATATGCTCTGCGATCAACAGGAAGAAGAAACAATCCATAGAAGGCACTCGTGCTGCTACGTCTTCCGTTCCATCTTATTCGCTGCGTATTCTGGAGCCCTCTCAGCCCGACCACGAGGACGCTGAGGATGACGACGAGACCCA ATTTCCTTCATCTACAGATCTGTGTCTTGGTAAATTATTGTGCTTGAAAACGATG GTGTTTTTAACTGATGCCTATGACAGCAATTTAACGACAGCAATAGCCCTAAATCGTGCTATGCCTTTGGAGC GAACACTTGTTCTTGAAAATTGTACGGAAAACATTTATCGAAAATTGGATAACGCAATAAATGGCAAGTTCTTCTACTCGACCGGTGTACAG ATACGTAAAAATGATAAATCTTTCTTGCTACATACTGGTAGACTTTTACAACAATATGTAATAGATATGTACATTAAAATTGAAACATCAAGACTAGAATTTTTCAGAACTAAAGACATGCAACACCGTCTACGCAATGAAATATACTCTGGATTATTAGATAGTATGGCTCAAGGGTTTGAAATGGGTTCTGACATTGGTAAACGTATGATATTACCTGCCTCATTCATTGGAGGACCTAGAGATATGCGTAAAACATATATGGATGCTATCACTTTAGTACAACGTTACGGAAAACCTGATATTTTTCTCACAATAACTTCAAACCCAAATTGGCCAGAAATAAAAGCTTTATGTCTACCCTCTGATGAAATACAAAACAGACCTGACTTGATTGCTAGAATATTCCGTGCAAAACTTCAAGTTCtgaaaaatgatttatttaaaaattccaTTTTTGGTCATGTGATTGCTTACACTTATGTTATAGAATTTCAAAAAAGAGGGTTACCACACGCTCACTTTCTACTGATTTTAAGCCAAGCATCGAAAATGTTTTGCCCCGAAGCATTTGATAGAATAGTGTGTGCAGAATTACCTGATCAAATAACACATCCATATTTATTTTCATTGGTGGTTAAGCATATGATACATGGACCTTGTGGTTCTCTTAATCCATCATGTCCTTGTATGAAAAAAGGCTCGTGTAAGTTTAATTATCCTAAAGATTTCTCAGAAAATACCAAATTTGGTATAAATTCATATCCAATATATCGACGCCGAAATGATAACCATATACTCACTATTAGAGGCTCACAACTTGATAATCGTTGGGTCGTTCCATATAATCCATATCTTCTTGCTAAGTTTAATTGTCACATCAACGTTGAAATATGTTCAACTATTCAAGCCATAAAATAcatatacaaatatatttaCAAAGGACACGATAGGATTTTCTATACATTAGCTACTGATGAAAAACACTTACTGATTgacgaaataaaaaatttccaaaGTGCAAGATGGAtttcacctcctgaagcaattTGGCGAATTTTTGGTTTTGATCTTCATCATGTTCATCCATCTGTAATATGCTTACCAATTCATTTAGAAGGCCAGCAATTGGTAACTTTTACTGCCACCCAATCATTATCTACTATTGCGAATAATCCTATGATTAAAAAAACTATGTTAACACAATTTTTCcacatgaataaatataatgacTACGCTAAAAAGCTTGCTTGTTTATATGTTGAGTTTCCAGAATACTTTACTTGGCACCAtgatataaaggaatgggagCCACGTAAAAGAAATGAAGTTATATCTAGAATTTTTAGCTGCCATCCAACAGATGGCGAAAAGTTTTATGTAAAGTTGTTACTTATGCACATTCGAAAGCCTACTTCATTCAAAGATTTACGAACAGTCAATGGAAAAACCTATGCTACATTTAGAGAAGCAGCTCAAATATTAGGATTAATAGAGGATGATAATACTATTAACAACTGTATGGAAGAGGCAACTTCCTATCTAATGCCTATTGCTTTACGACAATTGTTTGCTACTGCCCTCGTCTATTGTAAcccaaaaaatcccaaacaattATGGTTGAAGTATGAAAAGTTCTTATCGCAAGATTTTGAACAAAATAAATCTCTGAATCCTTACGCAAttaaacataaagtactaaatAACATTGCATATTATCTATACTCAATGGGCAAAAGATTAGAAGATTTCTTCTTAGTAACCGATAATGTACTTCTAAGTTTTGATGATAATTTGACAAAAGAATTACAAACTGAAAAAGATATAACTATACCTTATGAAGATCTGATTGCTGTTGAGCAATTAAATAAAGAACAAAAATAtgcttacaatcaaattttatattgtgTTAATAATAATTTGTCACGAGTATTCTTTGTGGACGGTCCTGGTGGTACTGGAAAAACATTCTTATATAAAGCTATTCTTGCCACAGTTCGTTCTGCTGGTCACATTGCTCTTGCTACAGCTACTTCTGGTGTCGCAGCATCTCTGCTTCCAGGAGGACGCACTTCCCACTCACGATTTAAAATTCCTTTGGACGAAAATAATTCCAAGCCTTGTAACATAAGTAAACAAAGCACAATTGCTCATTTAATAAAGatatcaaaattaataatttgggATGAGGCTACAATGGCTAAACGCAGTATTAttgaaaaatttgatgaaatgcTAAGAGACATAATGAATACACAAACAATATTCGGTGGTAAAATTATTGTCTTTGGTGGAGATTTTCGCCAAACATTACCAGTGATTCTTAAAACTAACAAGGATGATATAATAGATTCGTCAATTGTTATGTCACCTTTATGGAATCATTTCGAGAAATTAAAACTACAGCAAAACATGCGAGCATTACTTGATCCAAAATTTTcttcttatttattaaaaattgggGACGGTGTTGAGGAAACGAACGAGAAAGATGAAATCTTAATTCCACCTGAAGCAAACATCCCATTTACAAATGAAGCTACAtctttaaatatattaatagaTACAGTGTTCCCAAATATTGCCAGTGCTAATTTAGATTTCTCGTTATTTGTTAAACGAGCAATACTCACCACAAGAAATGAGTTTGTCAACGATATTAATGATGTATTGATTACGAAATTTCCCGGAGAGGAAACCACTTATTATAGCTGCGACGAAAACATAAGTTCTTGTATTATACATGACCAAGAAGaactatttcattttttaacTCCTCAAGGACTTCCTCCGCATAAACTAACATTGAAATTAAATGCACCAATCATACTTCTCAGAAATATTAATCCAACCGAAGGACTTTGCAATGGCACACGACTTCTTTGTAAAGGTTTCAACTCGAATGTAATATATGCTGAAATATCAGTTGGTATACATGCTGGAAAGGTAGTCTTTATTCCTCGTATTACACTAGAAACtcctcatgaaaatttttcttccaTTCCATTCAAAAGAAAACAATTTCCAGTGCGACTATGCTTCGCAATGACAATTAATAAAGCTCAAGGTCAAACTCTTGATTTTGTTGGCGTTTATTTAAAGGAACCTGTTTTCTCACACGGACAACTGTATGTTGCATTGTCAAGAGCAAAGACTATGGATCAGTTAAAGGTGCTTATTAGACCATCAACACCATTGATCCAGAGTACTAATTATACAAAGAACGTTGTGTACCATGATGTTTTACAGGCAGCAAGCTCTCTTTGA
- the LOC140862929 gene encoding protein ADP-ribosyltransferase PARP3-like produces the protein MEEGEEMEIGEREYNLLLPRAHPKPVPKVAHIMKILCGQEIYRYALMETGLDVPDIPFGMLTNHHLKRCEDALLEFVKKLKRQKETGMKGEAMWSDFSQRMFTLMLSKRPFIFRDSNDLADHVVSAFETLRDINSASRIIGDISGSTLDDPLFEVYKKLRCSISPLEKEAHDYKMIAKYLEKTYEPVKVDEIIRLISLSYGVSIENVYSVEFSACPSLEEIKKLPNKVLLWCGTRSSNMLRHLQKGFLLAPCSLPIPGYMFGKAIVCSDAASEAAWYGFTTVDRPEGFLILAIASLGEKVTELTSTPEDSSSLEKKKHGVVGRGRKKTDESEHFMWKDDVKVPCGRLIPSESSEHKNSPLEYNEYAIYDPQKVTIRFLVAVKFEEKDVVYDVEQE, from the exons atggAAGAGGGAGAAGAAATGGAAATCGGGGAGAGAGAATATAATCTTTTGTTGCCACG AGCTCATCCTAAGCCTGTGCCCAAGGTGGCGCATATCATGAAAATTCTGTGTGGCCAGGAGATTTATAG GTATGCTTTGATGGAGACAGGGCTAGATGTTCCGGATATACCGTTCGGTATGTTGACGAATCACCATTTGAAAAGAT GTGAAGATGCCCTATTGGAATTTGTGAAGAAGCTCAAGCGGCAGAAAGAAACAGGGATGAAGGGCGAAGCGATGTGGTCTGATTTTAGCCAAAGAATGTTTACTCTTATGCTTTCGAAAAGACCGTTTATTTTCCGAGATTCTAATGATCTTGCTGATCAC GTTGTGTCTGCATTCGAGACTTTAAGAGATATAAACTCGGCTTCACGGATCATAGGAGATATTTCCGGTTCAACTCTTGATGACCCTCTGTTTGAAGTATATAAGAAATTGAGATGTTCCATATCTCCACTAGAGAAAGAAGCCCATGATTACAAGATGATAGCAAAATATCTGGAGAAAACTTATGAACCGGTCAAAGTCGACGAAATTATAAGACTGATTAGTCTC AGTTATGGAGTATCAATTGAGAATGTTTATTCTGTGGAATTTAGTGCTTGCCCCTCGCTCGAGGAAATCAAGAAGCTACCGAACAAAGTCCTCCTGTGGTGTG GTACTCGAAGTTCTAATATGCTGCGTCACCTTCAGAAAGGATTCTTGCTAGCTCCATGCTCTCTACCCATCCCCGGTTACATG TTTGGAAAGGCTATAGTTTGTTCAGATGCTGCATCAGAAGCAGCCTGGTACGGATTCACCACTGTGGACAGGCCAGAAGGATTCCTGATCTTGGCCATCGCATCGTTGGGTGAAAAGGTTACAGAATTGACATCAACTCCAGAG GATTCGTCATCTCTTGAGAAGAAGAAACATGGAGTAGTAGGCCGTGGCCGGAAGAAAACCGATGAGTCGGAGCATTTCATGTGGAAAGATGACGTAAAAGTGCCATGCGGCCGACTGATCCCGTCTGAGTCGTCTGAGCACAAGAATAGTCCTCTCGAGTACAATGAATATGCAATCTACGATCCCCAAAAG GTCACAATAAGGTTTCTGGTGGCTGTGAAGTTCGAAGAGAAAGATGTGGTGTACGATGTAGAACAAGAGTGA